Sequence from the Gammaproteobacteria bacterium genome:
CCAACTGCGGGCGACCCGTTGCGGCTTGCCGCCGCACTGGTCAGTCAGCGTACAGGCTCTGGCCATGTCTGTGTCTATCTGCCCGACGAAGCCGAACACGGTCTGTTGACCACGGACAATGAGCTGAACATCACTGCACCACCGTTGGCCGAGTGGATGGCTGTACTGAAAAAGTCCAGCGTGGTGACAATGTCGGGCGAATACCGGCCGCTGGTACTGGAACCTGACGGCCGCCTGTATCTTTACCGCTACTGGGACTGGGAAAAACGACTGGCTGAAGACCTTCTAGTTCGAGCTCAACTGCCGGATCTCGACATCGACGATAACGCTCTGAGCCAGGCCCTGACCGCAGTTTTCCCTGCGGGTCTTGGCAGTTCAGATCAGAAGGTTGCCGCTGCCTTGAGTGTTTTTCGTCCCTTGAGTGTCATCACAGGGGGTCCGGGAAGCGGCAAAACGACGACCGTAGTGCGGACCGTCGCACTGTTGCAGGCCATTACGGCCATGACTGCAGATGCAATCACCCTGGCAGCCCCCACCGGCAAAGCAGCGGCACGGCTACGGGAGGTGTTCGTACAGTCAGCCACTCTGCCAGGGCTGGAAAACCTTCAGCTGCCTGAACGCACGACCACGATACACCGGTTGCTCGGAATTCATGCCGCCGATGGCAATCCGTTTCATGACGCCCGCAACCCCCTGACCTGCCGTGTGCTGGTGGTTGATGAAGCCTCCATGATCGATCTAGGGCTGATGGTCAAGCTGGTCGAGGCGATGCCTCGACATGCCCGCCTGATTCTATTGGGGGACCCTGATCAACTGGCCTCAGTGGAGGCTGGTTCTGTACTCGAAGATATCTGTAACGGTGCGCAAGGCTTGCCTGAGGCGCTGGCAGCCAGGCTTAGCCGGGTAACCGGTGTGCATGATGTATCTGGTGCCAGGCCGAGTAACGCGGCACCACTCGCCGGTTCGCTCGCTGTGTTGCAGGACAGCTGGCGATATGGCCGCACAAGCGATATCGGCAGGCTGGCCAGCGCCGTCCAGGCAGGTGATGTGAGCCAGACGATCGACTGTCTGCAGGATCCTGTTGCAAGCGCCACAACGCTGCTGCCGTACGAGGGTCAGCCCGGGTTATCAAGGCTTCTG
This genomic interval carries:
- the recD gene encoding exodeoxyribonuclease V subunit alpha; its protein translation is MSALIKQLEIARQDGDLSDIAFYFAELLGRLDPTAGDPLRLAAALVSQRTGSGHVCVYLPDEAEHGLLTTDNELNITAPPLAEWMAVLKKSSVVTMSGEYRPLVLEPDGRLYLYRYWDWEKRLAEDLLVRAQLPDLDIDDNALSQALTAVFPAGLGSSDQKVAAALSVFRPLSVITGGPGSGKTTTVVRTVALLQAITAMTADAITLAAPTGKAAARLREVFVQSATLPGLENLQLPERTTTIHRLLGIHAADGNPFHDARNPLTCRVLVVDEASMIDLGLMVKLVEAMPRHARLILLGDPDQLASVEAGSVLEDICNGAQGLPEALAARLSRVTGVHDVSGARPSNAAPLAGSLAVLQDSWRYGRTSDIGRLASAVQAGDVSQTIDCLQDPVASATTLLPYEGQPGLSRLLIERIVSGYSQCLSLAIAGAPAHRVFECYGELRVLCAHRSGISGVSGINRLIEQQLIKAGQIPARVSWYPGRPVIILSNDYRLGLFNGDMGIALEDPGRPGQLAVYFPQPSGAYRTIWPGRLPAHDTVYAMTVHKSQGSEFGRSVLVLPERPSPVLSRELIYTALSRAVHALEIWGSQDILSLAVSQQARRKSGLQHRLQ